A single region of the Mesotoga sp. BH458_6_3_2_1 genome encodes:
- the rpsK gene encoding 30S ribosomal protein S11, with product MAKRPAAKKRKKLSTDRGVVHIKSSFNNTIITLTDPEGNTLMWTSGGTAGYSGSKKSTPYAAQLGADRIAKEAIKLGITRVGIEVKGPGSGREAAIRTIQAAGLTVETLKDITPLPHNGCRPRRRRRV from the coding sequence ATGGCAAAGAGACCAGCAGCCAAGAAAAGAAAGAAGTTATCTACTGATCGAGGCGTTGTGCACATAAAGTCCTCTTTCAACAACACGATAATTACCCTGACAGATCCCGAAGGGAATACGCTTATGTGGACGTCGGGCGGAACTGCCGGTTATTCCGGATCAAAGAAATCAACACCTTATGCGGCGCAACTGGGTGCTGACAGGATTGCAAAAGAGGCTATCAAGTTAGGAATAACCAGAGTAGGTATAGAAGTGAAGGGCCCAGGTTCGGGACGTGAAGCTGCAATCAGAACTATTCAAGCGGCGGGTCTCACAGTTGAGACGCTCAAAGATATTACGCCACTGCCTCATAACGGTTGCAGACCGAGAAGAAGAAGAAGAGTCTGA
- the rpsD gene encoding 30S ribosomal protein S4 — protein MARYTGPVCKLCRREGFKLYLKGERCFSPRCAQVKRPVAPGQHGASTRKLTQYGMQLRSKQVVKRIYGVLERQFRRYFEAALRKSEETGSALVRILESRLDNIVFRMGFASSRRQARQLVNHGHVLVNGRRVNKPSFNLRVGDIVEIKEKSRTALPIKEAAEAAKERTAYPWVEVDYETFRGTYLRYPVTEEVEIPVDLQSIIELYSK, from the coding sequence ATGGCCAGATATACAGGACCAGTTTGTAAGCTTTGTCGTCGCGAAGGGTTCAAGCTTTATCTGAAGGGTGAAAGATGCTTTTCCCCGAGATGTGCTCAAGTCAAGAGGCCTGTAGCACCGGGACAGCATGGAGCTTCGACAAGAAAGCTTACTCAGTACGGAATGCAGTTGAGATCCAAGCAAGTAGTAAAGAGAATTTACGGTGTTCTTGAAAGACAGTTTCGAAGATACTTTGAAGCAGCTTTGAGAAAGAGTGAAGAGACAGGAAGTGCCCTGGTTAGGATCTTGGAATCCAGACTGGATAACATCGTTTTCAGGATGGGATTTGCTTCTAGCAGAAGACAAGCTAGACAGCTCGTTAACCACGGACATGTTCTTGTAAACGGTAGAAGGGTTAATAAACCCTCCTTCAATCTGAGAGTCGGTGACATCGTAGAGATCAAAGAGAAGAGCCGAACCGCTCTACCGATCAAAGAAGCGGCAGAAGCTGCAAAAGAGAGAACAGCCTATCCATGGGTTGAGGTAGATTACGAGACGTTCAGAGGGACCTACCTTAGATATCCAGTAACTGAAGAAGTAGAGATTCCAGTTGATCTGCAGTCGATTATTGAGCTCTACTCCAAGTAA